The following are encoded in a window of Vicia villosa cultivar HV-30 ecotype Madison, WI unplaced genomic scaffold, Vvil1.0 ctg.000250F_1_1, whole genome shotgun sequence genomic DNA:
- the LOC131625909 gene encoding large ribosomal subunit protein eL38z/eL38y — translation MPKQINEIKDFLLTARRKDARSVRIKRSKDVVKFKVRCSKYLYTLCVFDVEKADKLKQSLPPGLSVQDL, via the exons ATG CCTAAGCAAATAAATGAGATTAAGGATTTCCTTCTCACTGCCAGAAGGAAGGATGCTAGGTCAGTGAGAATCAAGAGGAGCAAGGATGTCGTTAAGTTCAAGGTCAGATGTTCCAAGTACCTTTACACACTCTGTGTGTTTGACGTTGAGAAAGCCGACAAGTTGAAGCAATCACTTCCTCCAG GTTTGAGTGTTCAAGACCTTTAA